One stretch of Brettanomyces nanus chromosome 4, complete sequence DNA includes these proteins:
- a CDS encoding uncharacterized protein (BUSCO:EOG09343WKE~EggNog:ENOG41): MTDKKQFTQENEVLEFLNSLPEQKSSKTKEMKEKGKTDQEILDFLDELEATEKGEDGASGAASEVGGTADASAEVVEAPAAGVNADVSTDAPAAATATATDALTTTTSTTADTSIPTPVNDPITSISNWWKSGASTKVTSQISSIWESAQTLGGEAQKRADNAIKKAREQGVEDNLKKAFQEFGISGVLEGDRELTENERAELLKLPDTRKALKSIDRGISLFSSQLTGVLSKLNSKDEVLNMKLVHDFKNYPNLAGYVKRNFEDVMNSQVDGNIEVNVAQSGTKTPAFVYGDNQREMGLFQGKLSDAERLVQANIESIVKENAKATSDAGTDIYIGLLAVSVNKDFETKEDDDKSITVDEYQNSSFCFTAALFDKTHNITITNRSQPFPLKWCRWLDGTYEEEKHESSEDEDVDPSAWVIDWIEQGLDSTFGVLAQTYVIMRMGY; this comes from the coding sequence ATGACCGATAAGAAGCAATTCACACAGGAAAATGAGGTACTGGAGTTTCTTAACTCTCTTCCTGAGCAGAAATCTAGCAAAACTAAGgaaatgaaagagaagggtAAGACCGACCAAGAGATATTGGACTTCCTAGATGAGCTGGAGGCCACTGAGAAGGGGGAAGATGGTGCTAGTGGTGCTGCCAGTGAAGTTGGTGGCACTGCTGATGCTTCTGCTGAAGTTGTCGAGGCCCCTGCTGCTGGTGTCAATGCTGATGTTTCTACAGACgctcctgctgctgccaCTGCCACTGCCACTGACGCTCTTACTACTACTACTTCTACAACGGCCGACACTTCCATCCCCACTCCCGTCAATGACCCAATCACATCAATCTCTAACTGGTGGAAATCTGGTGCGTCTACCAAAGTGACTTCCCAAATCTCTTCGATCTGGGAAAGTGCACAAACACTTGGTGGAGAGGCTCAGAAAAGAGCTGACAACGCTATCAAGAAGGCCAGAGAACAAGGGGTTGAAgataatttgaagaaagcatttCAGGAATTTGGTATTAGTGGTGTATTGGAGGGTGACAGAGAGTTGACGGAAAACGAGAGGGCCGAATTGTTGAAGCTTCCAGACACCAGAAAGGCATTGAAATCGATCGACAGGGGAATCAGTTTATTTTCCAGCCAGTTAACAGGCGTTTTGAGTAAGCTCAACAGTAAGGATGAGGTTCTGAACATGAAATTGGTACATGACTTCAAGAACTATCCAAATTTGGCAGGATACGTCAAACgcaactttgaagatgtgATGAATTCTCAGGTTGATGGTAATATTGAGGTGAACGTGGCTCAGTCTGGCACTAAGACACCTGCTTTTGTTTATGGTGACAATCAGAGAGAGATGGGTCTCTTTCAGGGAAAGTTATCTGATGCTGAAAGACTTGTTCAAGCTAACATTGAGAGTATAGTGAAGGAGAACGCTAAGGCCACTTCTGATGCCGGTACAGACATTTACATTGGACTTTTAGCCGTCTCTGTGAATAAAGATTTTGAAACTaaagaagacgatgacAAATCGATCACCGTGGATGAATATCAGAACTCGTCGTTCTGTTTCACTGCTGCACTCTTTGACAAAACTCATAATATCACCATAACTAATAGGTCACAACCATTTCCTTTAAAATGGTGTCGGTGGCTTGATGGAACCtacgaagaagagaagcacGAGTCCtcagaagacgaagatgtGGATCCAAGTGCATGGGTTATTGATTGGATCGAACAGGGCTTAGATAGCACCTTTGGTGTTCTGGCGCAGACCTATGTCATTATGAGAATGGGCTATTGA
- the PUP3 gene encoding proteasome core particle subunit beta 3 (BUSCO:EOG09343QMI~MEROPS:MER0001710), with translation MSQDPSTYNGGSAVAMVGKDCVAIACDLRLGQQSLGVSNDFEKIFHYGHVFLALTGLATDVISVHENFRMKTNLYKMAEQREIEPESFANLISSSLYERRFGPWFVGPIVAGLNTKSGNPFICGFDYIGCIDFAKDFIVAGTASEQLFGMCESLYEPNLEPDDLFETISQALLSAVDRDALSGWGGVVYVITKDKVVKRYLKTRQD, from the coding sequence ATGTCACAAGATCCAAGTACGTACAACGGAGGCTCGGCGGTAGCCATGGTGGGTAAAGACTGTGTTGCCATAGCCTGCGATCTTCGATTGGGCCAACAATCGTTGGGAGTGTCAAATgactttgagaagatctTTCATTACGGCCATGTGTTTCTAGCCCTTACTGGATTGGCCACAGATGTAATCTCTGTGCACGAGAATTTTAGAATGAAGACGAATTTATATAAGATGGCAGAACAGAGAGAAATTGAGCCCGAGAGTTTTGCTAATTTGATCTCTTCCTCATTGTATGAAAGACGGTTTGGTCCGTGGTTTGTGGGTCCAATTGTGGCCGGATTGAATACCAAGTCAGGAAACCCATTCATCTGCGGGTTTGATTATATTGGATGTATAGATTTTGCTAAAGACTTCATCGTTGCAGGTACGGCATCAGAACAACTTTTTGGTATGTGCGAGTCATTGTATGAGCCGAACTTAGAGCCAGACGATCTTTTTGAAACCATATCGCAGGCCCTGTTGAGTGCCGTGGACAGAGATGCCCTTTCCGGATGGGGAGGAGTAGTTTATGTGATTACAAAGGATAAAGTGGTGAAGAGGTATCTAAAGACCAGACAGGATTAA